One window of the bacterium genome contains the following:
- a CDS encoding WhiB family transcriptional regulator, with protein MAYGRCVDESPDVFFPSDGLGVEKAKRICQECLVQDACLAYALCNRIKHGVWGGRSERQRRRLLRQAAA; from the coding sequence ATGGCTTACGGCAGGTGCGTCGATGAGTCGCCCGACGTCTTCTTCCCGAGCGATGGGCTCGGGGTGGAAAAAGCCAAGAGAATCTGCCAGGAGTGCCTGGTGCAGGATGCTTGCCTGGCCTACGCGCTGTGCAACCGAATTAAGCACGGAGTGTGGGGCGGGCGCTCCGAGCGACAACGCCGCCGGTTGCTGCGCCAAGCCGCGGCGTGA
- a CDS encoding sugar phosphate isomerase/epimerase, with translation MSENTSDELVMSLGTLCVNPFELSFDQLESSLAATADAGYTGISIWPFVLGMAGVDTPWLVDRLQELELTHPVAEATFGWLNPDCDAAAAEVANLSEYANAVGSRELVAVTMEATLPPMDDVVSRFCTLCQSAAEAGLKVSMEFLPWTGIPDLATAWEIIERADCDNSGIMVDTWHWFRQPGGPNPDLLRQIPAEKLRVVQLCDAAAELPGDMDVATETMTARLLPGDGAVDFAEVLGIITGSGATPIWFPEVFSTPLAAAGPQTMAPQVLDASRSVMP, from the coding sequence ATGTCAGAAAATACCTCTGATGAGCTGGTCATGTCGTTGGGCACGCTTTGTGTCAATCCCTTCGAGTTGTCTTTCGACCAGTTGGAGTCGTCTTTAGCTGCCACCGCTGACGCGGGCTACACCGGAATCAGCATTTGGCCCTTCGTACTGGGAATGGCTGGTGTCGACACGCCCTGGTTGGTCGACCGACTTCAAGAGCTTGAGCTAACCCATCCGGTGGCCGAAGCTACCTTTGGCTGGCTGAACCCCGACTGTGACGCGGCCGCGGCCGAGGTTGCCAATCTGAGCGAGTATGCCAACGCCGTGGGCAGCCGGGAATTGGTGGCGGTCACGATGGAGGCCACGCTGCCGCCCATGGACGATGTTGTGTCCCGCTTCTGCACCCTGTGCCAATCAGCAGCGGAAGCTGGGTTGAAAGTGAGCATGGAGTTTCTGCCCTGGACTGGCATACCCGACTTGGCCACCGCGTGGGAGATCATCGAGCGGGCCGACTGCGACAACAGCGGCATCATGGTCGACACATGGCATTGGTTCCGCCAACCCGGCGGCCCCAACCCCGATCTGCTGCGCCAGATTCCCGCCGAAAAGCTGCGGGTAGTTCAGCTCTGCGATGCTGCCGCTGAGCTGCCCGGCGACATGGACGTCGCCACCGAGACAATGACTGCCCGCCTGCTCCCCGGCGATGGTGCAGTCGACTTTGCCGAGGTCCTCGGTATCATCACCGGGTCTGGTGCCACTCCGATTTGGTTCCCCGAGGTTTTCAGCACCCCTCTGGCCGCGGCCGGTCCCCAGACCATGGCCCCCCAAGTGCTGGACGCTTCCCGATCAGTAATGCCATAG
- the tatA gene encoding twin-arginine translocase TatA/TatE family subunit — protein MNLGATELIIVLVILLVLFGGAKLPKLARSLGRAQKEFKEGVTEGTKTEENTEEKPKDA, from the coding sequence ATGAATCTTGGCGCTACGGAGTTGATCATCGTGTTGGTCATCCTGCTCGTGCTGTTTGGCGGAGCCAAGCTTCCCAAGCTGGCCCGCTCGCTGGGCCGAGCCCAGAAAGAGTTCAAAGAGGGCGTCACCGAGGGCACGAAAACCGAAGAGAACACTGAAGAAAAGCCCAAAGACGCCTAG
- a CDS encoding WhiB family transcriptional regulator encodes MKLVETTAKPSQTDDDGRAWQALANCLGVDPDLFFPERGASTREAKEVCRACVVREECLEYAIVNGEKFGIWGGMSERERRRVRRARGLTRVREPLKAVADTSGA; translated from the coding sequence ATGAAACTGGTGGAGACGACTGCGAAACCTTCGCAGACCGACGATGACGGACGGGCGTGGCAAGCGCTGGCCAACTGCCTGGGGGTGGACCCCGACCTGTTCTTTCCCGAGCGGGGGGCATCCACCCGTGAGGCCAAGGAGGTCTGCCGGGCCTGCGTTGTGCGCGAGGAGTGCTTGGAGTACGCCATTGTGAACGGCGAGAAGTTCGGTATTTGGGGTGGCATGAGCGAGCGGGAGCGGCGCCGGGTCCGCCGGGCCCGGGGACTCACCCGAGTTCGGGAGCCACTGAAAGCGGTGGCCGATACCTCTGGTGCCTGA